Part of the Leptolyngbya sp. CCY15150 genome, CTGTTCACCATCAGCGAGTATCACGCCACCTACGGGGCGCTATCAGGGCTGGTTGCAGTACCCGTGTTTCTGGCGATCGCCTACGGAGTGTTCAAGCATAAGACCCCAACCCGTTTCCCAGAGCCACCGAAAGATCATCAGTAATCTTGTCAGTTTGTAAAACCAAAAGCAAATGTACCGAAGGAGGTGATCCTCATGTCTCAAGTTCCTTCCAGCCATCCGCAAAGGCTGTTCAGAGTATTTTGCTTAGACAATGATGGAAAACATTTGAGGACATAAAGATGAATAAGGCGACCTTCTTACAGCGGTCTGCTGCATGGTTGATTGATCAAGCTATTCTCTCAATCATTTACTCACTAGCAGCGGTTGCCATTGGAGTGATTATCGGAGCTTACGCTGATAGCGGAATACCTGTGCCAAATTTAATTGTGGCTCCGAGTGTGATTGTATTTTCTCTCGCTCCCATATTCGGGCATTTTTTGTACTTTGGTTACTTTTGGAGTCAGTGAGAGCGATCAATTGGCATGGGAATGATGAACATCAGGGTAGTTAAATCCGATGGACATTCGCTGTCTTTTGTGATGGCTGGTCTACGCGGCTCGTTGGGGTATTTCCTAAGTGGGCTAATCTTTGGGTTAGGCTATCTCTGGTTTTTTGTGGATAAACAACAGGAGACATGGCACGACAAAATTTTTAATACTGTAGTGCTGAAGCAATAGTTTGGATAATAGTTCGGACAATTTTCAAGAGCAAGAATCGATAAGAAAGCTAGCGATCCATACATCCTTTGCAAAGCTTAAATCATCTTTGATAGAGAAATTTTCAGCTTGCTCAAAGGAACGACTGCTTACTTAAGAATGAAGCCCTTTCATATGTAGGTACTTTAGAGGTCTTCATTAAACTTTTGTCAGTCAACCAGCGAGATCGGGATGGTCGTGAACCTCCCCCTTAGTCCTAGCTATTGCTGACGGCATGTTCAAGCGTGAGGACTCAATCCGTTTGCCAGAGCCACCGCAAGGTCATCAGTAATCTCGTCAGTTTGTAAAACCAAAAGCAAATGTACCGAAGGAGTTGATCCTCATGTCTCAGGTTCCTTCTAACCACCCACGAGAGTCAGAAAAGACCGCCGCAACGCCCTCATCCCTGCCCAACAGGGTTCCACGTCCGCGCTTACCCGAGGGTATTGTTGGCCTTGCCGTCTTTATTGTCATCGGGTATTGGGGTGGATCGCAGCTCTCACGGCTTGAACTCGATCCCGTTGCCTACGGATTGGTTTTCACCGCGCTGTCTGGGGTTGCTGGCATCGCCGGATTTGCCGCCGCTGTGCTGCTCCGCATCCGTTCCCTCAGCCCCTTCGGCGTCTGCCGAACCTCCAGACGATGGCTCCTCATCGGGGTTGGGGCGGGAGTGGTCGCCTTCAGGGTCAAGGGTTTGGCAGTCATGGCCTACACCGCCATCACCGGGGACACTGCCAATCCCCAGACTATATACGCCGAAGCTGGCAGTGGCGGGGGGCTGTCCTTAATCCTGGCAACAGTGTTTCTCGGTCTCCTTACACCCCTGGGCGAGGAACTGCTCTTTCGGGGCGTCATCGCCAACGTGCTGCTGCGTCACGGGCGACCGGTTTTCGGGGTTGTGAGCAGTGCCCTGATCTTCGCCTATATGCACGGCATCAATATCGTTTTCCCTGCGGCTTTGGTGATGGGGCTCGTCGGTGCCGAACTGCTGCGCCGCAGTGGATCGGTCTGGCCCGCCATCGTCGTTCACGTTGTCTTTAACCTTCCCACGGTTCCGGTGATGGTGCTCGCTGGCATGGGCTGAACTTGAACTATCAACAACTAGATCATTGAGGATAAAGCCATGGTTAAACATAAAAACACTCGGCTGCGACTGTTTGGGCTGCTGTGGTTGGCAGGCATGGCTGGGGTGATGACCCTGGTCTTGGTGCCTTTGCCCTTGCTCCCAGAGGGGGCCCCACCTGCCGCCGTGGTTAGGCTACTGGTGCTGGTGCAGCCCACGGTTTTGCTGTCGGTGGCGGTGCTGATCGGCGTGCTCTTGGCCCACCGGTTAGAGCTAAGGGCACCGGGGGCAGAGGCGCTGGCCGCTGGGCGATCGTGGCGGCAAGCCATGGTTCCTCAACTGTTGCCCGGTGTGGTGGGCGGGTTGATCAGCGGCGCACTACTGACCGTGATCGCCCTGCTGTCTCGCCCGCTGCTGCCACCAGCCTATGGAGCGGCTGAGCCCACGCCGCTGCTAGTGCGATTTCTCTACGGCGGTATCACCGAAGAAATTCTCATCCGTTGGGGACTGATGACGCTGCTGCTATGGCTGGGCTGGCGATTTGGGCA contains:
- a CDS encoding type II CAAX endopeptidase family protein: MSQVPSNHPRESEKTAATPSSLPNRVPRPRLPEGIVGLAVFIVIGYWGGSQLSRLELDPVAYGLVFTALSGVAGIAGFAAAVLLRIRSLSPFGVCRTSRRWLLIGVGAGVVAFRVKGLAVMAYTAITGDTANPQTIYAEAGSGGGLSLILATVFLGLLTPLGEELLFRGVIANVLLRHGRPVFGVVSSALIFAYMHGINIVFPAALVMGLVGAELLRRSGSVWPAIVVHVVFNLPTVPVMVLAGMG
- a CDS encoding CPBP family intramembrane glutamic endopeptidase; translated protein: MVKHKNTRLRLFGLLWLAGMAGVMTLVLVPLPLLPEGAPPAAVVRLLVLVQPTVLLSVAVLIGVLLAHRLELRAPGAEALAAGRSWRQAMVPQLLPGVVGGLISGALLTVIALLSRPLLPPAYGAAEPTPLLVRFLYGGITEEILIRWGLMTLLLWLGWRFGQQRQGKPQARWVVVAIAISSLVFAMAHLPYAIALGLPLTPPLLGLLLDELPRRKRTGYQNQNRANCSSLCNLRYSLPAILSMTIQLVLGGMFSSRPSSMKVSR